Below is a genomic region from [Chlorobium] sp. 445.
TGTTGTTTGCTATCAGCTTCTCGGCTTAGTGCATAGCACTAACTGGCGTTGAGTGCGATAGCTTCAATGGCTTGGGTTACTTCTTCAATGCTTTTACTGGCATCGATATCAGCTACAAGATTTTTTGCACGGTAGTAGGATAGCACAGGTTCTGTTTTAGCATAATACTCTTTGAGTCGACGCCGCACTGTCTCTTCCTTATCATCATCGCGCTGGCGCAAATCTGTGCTGCCGCATTTGTCGCAGACTCCTTCTACTTTCGGTGGCTGATAGAACTTGTTGTAAATCGCGCCGCAGTTTGCGCAAGTAATCCGACCTGATAAGCGACGCACCACCTCATCTTCGGCAACGCTAAGGTTAATTACATGGTCGAGCTTCTGTGAGGTGCGCTCCAAAATTTTATCGAGTGCTTCTGCTTGCGGCACAGTGCGCGGAAAGCCATCGAGCAAGTATCCGTTTTTTGATTCAGGTGCTTTGAGGGTCTCTTCAATCATTGCGATAATGACGTCATCGGGCACGAGCTCACCTTTGTCCATAAAAGTTTTAGCTTGAAGCCCCAGCGGTGTTTGTGCCGCAATGGCTGCACGCAGCATGTCACCAGTCGAGAGATGTACAACATGATATTTCTCTGCGAGAATTTTAGCTTGAGTACCTTTCCCGACGCCCGGAGTTCCAAATAAAATTAACTTCATTGTTCAGCGGTGTTGGTCGTTTTATCGCTCTTTGGAATTTGCTTGATTTGAATTTTGCCACCTTTGCTACCCTGCACCACCAATGGTTTGCGCTCTGGCGTCGGCACAACTGGCGGCGGACTTTGCGGCGGCATATTAATTTTGGGCGTTTCGGGTTCAGGAGTTGGCGGCACTGGTGTGCTTTGACTTTTTGGCATCTCCGCACTTTCGCTCAAGGGTAGCTCAATGACCTCATCATCGAGTGCCGAGAGAAAGAATGCTATGGCGCGCCGTGTTTCTCCCAAGTCGCCTTTGGTCGGCGCATTGGAAATGCATTTGCAATTTACAACGGTCTGCGGTGTACCATCTGGTAGATTTTCCTGAATGAACCATACTGAAAGCTCGAGCGTATTACCACCTAGTGCAATTGAGATAATCTCGCATTTAAGCAGTGCCATGCCACCGAGGTTTTTCTGTCGCGTCTTGAGTTGCCATCCAAACCAGCGCGAGATGACTGTTACCGCTGCATCATAGGTTTCATTTATTGTTGCACGGTATCGGCGGGTTTTGAGTTCTGAAAATTCAGGATTATCAGATGTTTCAGATTCACGGACAGTGAACGCCATCACCGCTTTTTTGAGCAAGGCTTCAGGACGCAAATCAAGTTGAAACGGCATAGACTTAAAACTTAAAAATTGGCGTTAATGTCTGTTACAAAATAGCTCAGAGCAGATTTTTCTCAGATACAGTTATATAATGCTGTAACTGGCTAAACTAGCCTGCATTGGTGCAATTTCATCTCCATTAGTGCGTTCTCCTTTTTGTTTAGTGCCCTAAGTAGATAGATTGGTCTGGAATGAATACCGTGATGTCGCCGTAGATGCGGCACTGACAGCCCAGACGTGATTTCAGTGTCAGTCCAACAGCTTCATCGAGTTGTTCTTCTTCTTCATCTGTCATCTCAGGCAAGTGTTCCATGCCTTTTTCAATAATGACATGGCAAGTCGAGCAAGCACATACGCCTCCACAATTATGTTGTAATTGAATTGCGTTTTCCATGCAGGCTTCAAGAATTGTCGTACCCTCGTCGACTTCAATGACACGTTCTTCGCCAGGGCTGTTGTAGAAATGCAGGGTTACTTTGTAGCGTGGTGTCTTTTGCGCTTCGGCTTTACTTTTAGGTAAGGTTGATTGTACCATTATTTTTGAAATAAAAATTTGCAAAGATTTCGTCCTTGCAAACGAGTTTTACTGCCATTCAATTCCATACGGACTTGCCCGCTTACTTGCTTTACTTTGGACGACTGCGGTAGCGCAGTTCCATTTCTCTTACTTTGAGTTGCAGTTCTTCTAGCGGCAGTTGAAGATAGTAATTGACAAGGTCGCGAATCATCAGCATGCGTATGTTACTATCAGCTGTCAAACCTTGACGGCGTTTTTCTTCAATGATTTGTACAAGGTTCCCACTTGCAATTTCCTCTGCGGTCAGGACATACATTTCGCTGCCGCTTTTTTTCGTTAGCTTTGATAGCCAGTTTATCAGGCATGACGGCTGGTTGGGGCACATTGGCACCGGGCATGGGCGCACGCATGGGCGCATGTGCGGTTGTAGACGCTGACGCCGATTGATTATGCGATTCTTCCGCTTCGCTCTGCGCTTGAATCATTTTGTTAGTGGTGTCGCGCAGGCGCTGAGAGAGAATTTTGATGAAATTGAGCAAAATTTTGATAGCTTCGTTAGGTCGACTTTGGAGCATTCGGTCGAAGTTATACTTTGGCATCACCAACAGTTCCGAATACTCGCGCACAATTGCTGATGCCGAACGCTTTTGCTGCTCAAAGAGCGACATCTCGCCAAGCAATGCTCCCGGTCCCAGCGTCAGAAATACCACATCTTCACCTGCCGCATTTTTCTTAGCCAGATCTACTTTCCCCGAGAGAATCACATACATAATCTGCCCGACAATGAGATTCTCGCGAAAGAGCACATACCCGGGTTCAAAACTCTTGATGAAGGCATACTTGATAATTTGTTCCATTTCTTCTGGAGAGATGCCTTCAAAAATCGGGATATTTGTCGGGTCAATCTTTCGCATGTTGCGGGAACAAGAAATTTTGTTGATTTATTGCTATGCCTTGATGGCATTTCTCAAGAAGGGTCAAGAAGGTCAAGAAAACTCTCAATCTTATTTGATCGCCCAAGACCGACTAGCCGCTTCTTACAGAGCTAAATATAATTTTTCACCACAAATATCCATACTTTGCTTTGTGAAAACTTGATTTTCTTTTTGCTTCTTTTTTGCTTTTGGCATCGCTCACTTGTTATCCTCACGCTTTATCTAGCGTCTGGACTTTAATCTTTGCTGCGAAAGTATCGCGCTTGACATGGCTTAAAGCCTTCGGCTGCGTACTCTTGAATAAACGCTGCCAAAGAAGAGGGATAAATTGGGTAGTCTTTCAGAGCATCAATTGGCAGCCAAGCTGTTTCCAGAATAAGCTGGTCGGCTTCAGGTAACTCTGGATCTTTACCTGTTTGCAGTGTGCCCCCTGTAATTTTAACCGCAAAACAAAGTGAGAGCACATGCAGCAAGGGGCGTTCATGCCTCACGGCTTCATCGCAGT
It encodes:
- a CDS encoding NUDIX hydrolase, translating into MSQTNTSIRLRVAALAVQDGRALLVKHRRFLSGIDLPDESWILPGGGVKVGETLEEAVRREVKEETGLSCDVGDMLFVKELIYPYCDEAVRHERPLLHVLSLCFAVKITGGTLQTGKDPELPEADQLILETAWLPIDALKDYPIYPSSLAAFIQEYAAEGFKPCQARYFRSKD
- a CDS encoding ferredoxin, whose amino-acid sequence is MVQSTLPKSKAEAQKTPRYKVTLHFYNSPGEERVIEVDEGTTILEACMENAIQLQHNCGGVCACSTCHVIIEKGMEHLPEMTDEEEEQLDEAVGLTLKSRLGCQCRIYGDITVFIPDQSIYLGH
- a CDS encoding adenylate kinase, with product MKLILFGTPGVGKGTQAKILAEKYHVVHLSTGDMLRAAIAAQTPLGLQAKTFMDKGELVPDDVIIAMIEETLKAPESKNGYLLDGFPRTVPQAEALDKILERTSQKLDHVINLSVAEDEVVRRLSGRITCANCGAIYNKFYQPPKVEGVCDKCGSTDLRQRDDDKEETVRRRLKEYYAKTEPVLSYYRAKNLVADIDASKSIEEVTQAIEAIALNAS